In Eupeodes corollae chromosome 3, idEupCoro1.1, whole genome shotgun sequence, a single genomic region encodes these proteins:
- the LOC129952962 gene encoding COP9 signalosome complex subunit 4 isoform X1, with product MVLTASNLRSQLVALTSFSGTHKEQADRYRQLLEALLTNTGNELIDTLKLFVEAIVNEHVSLVISRQILTDVGVQLSKLPDDISKVVSHFTLDKVQPRVISFEEQVAGIRQHLADIYERNQNWREAANVLVGIPLETGQKQYTVDYKLETYLKIARLYLEDDDPIQAEAFINRASLLQAETQSEELQVLYKVCYARVLDYRRKFIEAAQRYNELSYRSIVEEGERMTALKKALICTVLASAGQQRSRMLATLFKDERCQHLPAYSILEKMYLDRIIRRSELQEFEALLQLHQKASTLDGSSILDRAVFEHNLLSASKLYNNITFEELGALLEIPAAKAEGIASQMITEGRMNGHIDQIAGIVHFENREVLPLWDRQIQSLCYQVNSIIEKIAAAEPEWMAKTLDGVD from the exons atggTCCTAACTGCAAGTAATTTGCGTTCTCAACTTGTTGCACTTACCAGTTTCTCAGGAACTCACAAAGAGCAAGCAGATAG GTACCGGCAATTGCTGGAAGCACTTCTCACCAACACCGGCAATGAACTCATCGATACCCTTAAGCTTTTTGTTGAAGCCA TTGTAAACGAACACGTGAGCCTTGTTATCTCGAGACAAATCCTGACGGACGTCGGAGTACAGCTCTCAAAACTTCCCGATGATATCTCCAAAGTTGTGTCCCATTTCACTCTTGATAAAGTCCAACCAAGGGTCATATCTTTCGAGGAACAAGTTGCCGGAATTCGTCAACATTTGGCTGACATCTATGAGAGGAATCAGAATTGGCGTGAAGCTGCCAATGTTCTTGTTGGCATTCCATTGGAAACTGGACAGAA ACAATACACCGTCGACTATAAGCTAGAAACGTATTTGAAAATTGCTCGGCTCTACTTAGAGGACGATGATCCCATTCAAGCTGAAGCGTTCATCAATCGAGCATCTCTCCTTCAGGCAGAAACACAAAGCGAAGAACTTCAAGTATTGTATAAAGTCTGCTATGCACGAGTTTTAGATTACAGGAG gaAATTTATCGAGGCTGCTCAGCGCTACAACGAACTATCCTACCGTTCCATTGTCGAAGAAGGAGAGCGTATGACTGCCCTTAAAAAGGCCCTCATCTGCACAGTTCTAGCATCAGCTGGACAACAGAGATCTCGGATGCTGGCCACTCTTTTCAAAGACGAACGTTGCCAGCACCTGCCAGCTTATTCgatcttggaaaaaatgtaCTTGGATCGAATCATTCGCCGATCGGAGCTGCAGGAGTTCGAAGCATTGCTGCAACTGCACCAGAAAGCAAGCACCTTAG ATGGTTCGTCTATCCTAGATCGCGCTGTTTTCGAACACAATCTTTTGTCGGCCAGCAAGTTATACAATAACATAACTTTCGAAGAGCTCGGTGCTCTGCTGGAAATTCCTGCAGCCAAAGCTGAGGGTATTGCCAGCCAGATGATCACAGAGGGTCGTATGAATGGACATATTGATCAAATTGCCGGAATAGTTCATTTTGAAA atCGGGAAGTTCTGCCGTTGTGGGACCGACAAATTCAATCACTTTGCTATCAGGTCAATTcgataattgaaaaaattgcagCTGCTGAACCTGAATGGATGGCTAAAACCTTGGATGGAGTTGATTGA
- the LOC129952962 gene encoding COP9 signalosome complex subunit 4 isoform X2, protein MVLTASNLRSQLVALTSFSGTHKEQADRYRQLLEALLTNTGNELIDTLKLFVEAIVNEHVSLVISRQILTDVGVQLSKLPDDISKVVSHFTLDKVQPRVISFEEQVAGIRQHLADIYERNQNWREAANVLVGIPLETGQKQYTVDYKLETYLKIARLYLEDDDPIQAEAFINRASLLQAETQSEELQVLYKVCYARVLDYRRKFIEAAQRYNELSYRSIVEEGERMTALKKALICTVLASAGQQRSRMLATLFKDERCQHLPAYSILEKMYLDRIIRRSELQEFEALLQLHQKASTLDRAVFEHNLLSASKLYNNITFEELGALLEIPAAKAEGIASQMITEGRMNGHIDQIAGIVHFENREVLPLWDRQIQSLCYQVNSIIEKIAAAEPEWMAKTLDGVD, encoded by the exons atggTCCTAACTGCAAGTAATTTGCGTTCTCAACTTGTTGCACTTACCAGTTTCTCAGGAACTCACAAAGAGCAAGCAGATAG GTACCGGCAATTGCTGGAAGCACTTCTCACCAACACCGGCAATGAACTCATCGATACCCTTAAGCTTTTTGTTGAAGCCA TTGTAAACGAACACGTGAGCCTTGTTATCTCGAGACAAATCCTGACGGACGTCGGAGTACAGCTCTCAAAACTTCCCGATGATATCTCCAAAGTTGTGTCCCATTTCACTCTTGATAAAGTCCAACCAAGGGTCATATCTTTCGAGGAACAAGTTGCCGGAATTCGTCAACATTTGGCTGACATCTATGAGAGGAATCAGAATTGGCGTGAAGCTGCCAATGTTCTTGTTGGCATTCCATTGGAAACTGGACAGAA ACAATACACCGTCGACTATAAGCTAGAAACGTATTTGAAAATTGCTCGGCTCTACTTAGAGGACGATGATCCCATTCAAGCTGAAGCGTTCATCAATCGAGCATCTCTCCTTCAGGCAGAAACACAAAGCGAAGAACTTCAAGTATTGTATAAAGTCTGCTATGCACGAGTTTTAGATTACAGGAG gaAATTTATCGAGGCTGCTCAGCGCTACAACGAACTATCCTACCGTTCCATTGTCGAAGAAGGAGAGCGTATGACTGCCCTTAAAAAGGCCCTCATCTGCACAGTTCTAGCATCAGCTGGACAACAGAGATCTCGGATGCTGGCCACTCTTTTCAAAGACGAACGTTGCCAGCACCTGCCAGCTTATTCgatcttggaaaaaatgtaCTTGGATCGAATCATTCGCCGATCGGAGCTGCAGGAGTTCGAAGCATTGCTGCAACTGCACCAGAAAGCAAGCACCTTAG ATCGCGCTGTTTTCGAACACAATCTTTTGTCGGCCAGCAAGTTATACAATAACATAACTTTCGAAGAGCTCGGTGCTCTGCTGGAAATTCCTGCAGCCAAAGCTGAGGGTATTGCCAGCCAGATGATCACAGAGGGTCGTATGAATGGACATATTGATCAAATTGCCGGAATAGTTCATTTTGAAA atCGGGAAGTTCTGCCGTTGTGGGACCGACAAATTCAATCACTTTGCTATCAGGTCAATTcgataattgaaaaaattgcagCTGCTGAACCTGAATGGATGGCTAAAACCTTGGATGGAGTTGATTGA